One genomic segment of Methanolinea mesophila includes these proteins:
- a CDS encoding DUF1622 domain-containing protein — MDFPVIVEIINAFALAFTVIGSALVIYGGVLAIVELVLFGLHRKQTSKSKIKRKFTGFIIFGLEFFIAGDVLTTVLNPTVEDLSLLGAVVVIRVILAYFLEKEAKEYDIDS; from the coding sequence ATGGACTTCCCGGTCATCGTCGAGATCATCAATGCGTTCGCGCTCGCGTTCACCGTCATCGGTTCTGCACTGGTCATCTACGGAGGCGTGCTCGCGATTGTTGAACTCGTCCTCTTCGGGCTCCACCGGAAACAGACCAGTAAAAGCAAGATCAAGAGAAAATTTACGGGGTTCATAATATTCGGGCTGGAATTCTTCATCGCCGGGGACGTTCTTACCACGGTCCTCAACCCCACGGTCGAGGACCTCTCCCTCCTCGGTGCAGTGGTCGTGATCAGGGTCATCCTCGCCTACTTCCTGGAGAAAGAGGCGAAGGAATACGATATCGATTCGTGA
- a CDS encoding YIP1 family protein, whose translation MLDNFVEKLKGFLLKPVETFQMSREDSLGTTFAYYIVLAIISAILVTIVYTAVASLSPLASLPGFAGLFPLFIFVFLIVAYIIGPFIGGAWVHIFVWLFGGRKGYIQTVKAMMYAATPSFLLSWIPLVSIIGSIWTLILEIIGIRELHEISTGRAVAAVIIPIVIIVIIIALIVAAFVIAAVSTMTMSPVPY comes from the coding sequence ATGCTTGATAACTTCGTGGAGAAATTAAAAGGGTTTCTCTTAAAACCGGTGGAGACCTTCCAGATGTCCAGGGAGGATTCCCTGGGAACGACGTTTGCGTACTACATCGTCCTCGCCATCATCAGCGCGATTCTCGTAACAATCGTCTATACCGCAGTGGCGAGCCTGAGCCCCCTCGCATCGCTGCCCGGGTTCGCAGGGCTGTTTCCCCTGTTCATATTCGTATTCCTGATAGTCGCATATATTATCGGCCCCTTCATCGGCGGTGCGTGGGTGCACATTTTCGTCTGGCTCTTCGGAGGGAGGAAAGGCTATATCCAGACTGTCAAGGCAATGATGTACGCGGCAACTCCCAGCTTCCTTCTTTCCTGGATCCCGCTTGTAAGCATCATCGGTTCAATCTGGACTCTCATCCTCGAGATCATCGGTATCCGCGAACTCCATGAGATCTCGACCGGCAGGGCCGTCGCAGCAGTGATAATTCCGATCGTAATAATCGTCATAATTATCGCGCTTATCGTGGCGGCATTCGTGATTGCAGCGGTCTCCACGATGACGATGAGCCCGGTACCTTACTAA